A section of the Thermodesulfobacteriota bacterium genome encodes:
- the carB gene encoding carbamoyl-phosphate synthase (glutamine-hydrolyzing) large subunit, with translation MDRFDKVLILGSSALQIGQAGEFDYSGSQAIKAMKGEGIYTILINPNIATVQTSDGLADKVYFLPVNEYFVEKVIQKEKPDGIILGFGGQTSLNCGLKLNEKGIFKKYNVRVLGTPIEAIESTENRHIFAKKLDEINVKFPVGKTASSVEEAIQVTRDIGFPVVIRMAYALGGLGSGICYNEEEVQHLSAKAFSYTKQILIEEYLEGWKEIEYEVMRDYYNNCICVCNMENFDPLGIHTGESIVVAPSQTLNNYEYHKLREVSIKVIRHLGIVGECNIQFAVDPKSDDYRVIEVNARLSRSSALASKATGYPLALIAAKLSLGFSLAELKNSITHTTFACFEPALDYVVVKIPRWDLKKFKNVFKHIGTGMKSVGEVMAIGRTFEEALQKAIRMLEIDVLGLVGNENIKFEDVSEELIKPTDERIFAIPSAITDGFTIDQIYEMTHINKWFLYKIKRIVEIADELKKFRDRQCPSFILKMAKQAGFSDLQISKYLESSEEQVRLIRRGYGIIPCIKQIDTLAAEYPAKTNYLYLTYNGIEDDVDFTEKNSVIVLGSGAYRIGSSVEFDWCCVNTVRVLKQLGFNTIMINYNPETVSTDYDECDRLYFDELNLETIVGVYEKEKPIGIIVSMGGQIPNSLAMKLFESEVKILGTHPFSIDKAEDREKFSSLLDSINIEQPVWKELSSREDAINFASKIEYPVLVRPSYVLSGAAMGVALNDKELIDILKRAVVVSKEHPIVVSKFIEDAKEIDIDAVAKNGEIIVSMISEHVENAGVHSGDATLVTPPQRTFLETIRQIKDYTSKIANKLEIKGPFNIQFIAKGNKVSVIECNLRASRSFPFVSKVYKTNLIETATKVIMDYPVEKKANSFFGLEYCGVKAPQFSFTRLHGADPVTGVEMASTGEVGCIGEDFEGAFLKSLISVGFKFPIKSVLLSTGPLQNKVEFLSSAKLLSNLGMTLYATRGTADFLKKHGIETTTLFWPLEEKSPNVVSHIEDGKIDLVINIPKNTQEEELTNDYIIRRKAVDFGVSLITNIQLANRFAETLANKNLESLEIKSWDEY, from the coding sequence ATGGATAGGTTCGACAAGGTTCTTATTCTGGGAAGTTCTGCATTGCAAATAGGTCAGGCAGGCGAATTTGATTACTCAGGCAGTCAAGCTATTAAAGCGATGAAAGGGGAAGGAATATATACAATATTAATCAATCCGAACATAGCAACTGTCCAAACCTCTGATGGTCTGGCAGACAAGGTATACTTTTTACCCGTGAACGAGTATTTTGTTGAGAAAGTTATACAAAAAGAAAAACCAGACGGAATCATTTTAGGCTTTGGGGGACAGACCTCCTTAAATTGTGGTCTTAAACTCAACGAAAAAGGTATTTTTAAAAAATACAATGTCAGGGTTCTTGGAACCCCGATAGAGGCAATCGAGTCCACAGAGAACAGACACATTTTTGCAAAAAAACTGGATGAGATAAATGTGAAGTTCCCTGTTGGTAAGACCGCGAGCAGTGTAGAAGAGGCGATTCAAGTTACCAGAGATATAGGTTTTCCAGTTGTAATAAGAATGGCATATGCTTTAGGAGGGCTGGGATCTGGTATCTGTTATAACGAAGAAGAAGTTCAACATCTGTCTGCAAAAGCCTTCTCATATACAAAACAAATCCTGATTGAAGAATATCTGGAAGGCTGGAAAGAAATAGAATATGAGGTAATGAGAGATTACTATAATAATTGCATATGTGTCTGTAATATGGAAAATTTTGATCCTTTAGGTATTCACACCGGCGAAAGTATTGTTGTAGCTCCGAGTCAAACTTTAAATAATTATGAATATCATAAGCTGCGTGAAGTTTCCATTAAAGTTATAAGACACCTGGGAATAGTTGGCGAATGCAATATACAGTTCGCAGTAGATCCCAAATCAGATGATTACCGCGTAATTGAGGTAAATGCCCGCCTCTCAAGAAGTTCAGCTCTGGCATCAAAGGCAACAGGATACCCTTTAGCTTTAATTGCAGCTAAGTTGAGTTTAGGATTTAGCCTGGCTGAATTGAAAAACTCGATCACGCATACCACTTTCGCATGTTTTGAGCCGGCATTAGATTATGTTGTGGTAAAAATACCACGATGGGATTTAAAAAAGTTCAAAAATGTGTTTAAACACATCGGTACAGGAATGAAATCCGTTGGCGAGGTGATGGCAATTGGGCGTACCTTTGAAGAAGCATTACAAAAAGCAATCCGCATGTTAGAAATTGATGTCCTTGGTCTGGTCGGGAATGAAAACATAAAATTTGAAGACGTTTCAGAAGAACTAATCAAGCCAACGGATGAGAGAATTTTTGCTATCCCTTCAGCTATTACAGATGGATTCACAATTGACCAGATTTATGAAATGACCCATATAAATAAGTGGTTCTTATACAAAATCAAAAGGATAGTCGAAATAGCCGATGAGTTAAAGAAATTCAGGGACAGACAATGCCCCAGTTTTATCCTTAAAATGGCTAAACAGGCAGGATTCTCTGATTTACAAATCAGCAAATATCTGGAATCAAGCGAGGAGCAGGTTCGGTTGATACGGAGGGGCTACGGTATCATCCCATGTATAAAACAAATTGATACCTTAGCAGCGGAATATCCAGCGAAAACAAATTATCTGTATCTTACATATAATGGAATTGAAGATGATGTTGATTTCACTGAGAAAAATTCTGTTATCGTGCTGGGTTCCGGTGCTTATCGGATTGGAAGTTCAGTGGAATTTGACTGGTGCTGTGTAAATACAGTCAGGGTATTGAAACAGCTTGGATTTAACACTATTATGATCAATTATAATCCGGAAACGGTAAGTACAGATTATGACGAATGTGATCGCCTGTATTTTGATGAATTGAATCTCGAAACCATTGTTGGTGTTTATGAAAAAGAAAAACCCATCGGTATAATAGTATCTATGGGTGGACAGATTCCTAACAGCCTGGCTATGAAGCTTTTCGAAAGTGAAGTAAAGATTCTTGGCACCCATCCATTTTCCATAGATAAGGCAGAAGACAGGGAAAAATTTTCAAGCCTGCTGGATTCAATTAATATTGAGCAACCAGTCTGGAAAGAACTCTCATCCAGAGAAGATGCTATAAATTTTGCCTCCAAAATAGAGTACCCGGTTTTGGTACGTCCCTCCTACGTTTTGAGTGGTGCCGCAATGGGTGTTGCCCTAAACGATAAAGAACTGATCGATATACTGAAAAGGGCGGTAGTCGTTTCCAAAGAACACCCTATCGTGGTCAGTAAATTTATTGAAGATGCAAAGGAAATTGATATAGACGCTGTAGCTAAAAATGGAGAAATAATAGTGTCTATGATATCAGAACATGTGGAAAATGCTGGGGTTCATTCAGGTGACGCTACCCTGGTAACGCCACCTCAGAGGACTTTTTTAGAAACTATCAGACAAATTAAGGACTATACTTCAAAAATAGCAAACAAACTTGAGATTAAAGGACCTTTTAATATACAATTTATTGCAAAGGGAAATAAAGTCAGTGTTATCGAGTGTAACCTGCGGGCATCACGAAGCTTCCCATTTGTTTCCAAAGTTTATAAGACGAATCTGATAGAAACCGCTACAAAAGTTATTATGGATTATCCTGTTGAAAAGAAAGCAAATTCTTTTTTTGGACTCGAATACTGTGGAGTCAAAGCCCCACAGTTTTCCTTCACAAGGCTTCATGGTGCAGATCCCGTTACCGGAGTCGAAATGGCTTCAACTGGAGAAGTTGGTTGTATAGGCGAAGACTTTGAGGGGGCATTTTTGAAGTCATTAATCTCCGTTGGTTTTAAATTCCCCATAAAAAGTGTTTTGCTCTCCACAGGTCCTTTGCAAAACAAGGTGGAATTTCTTTCCAGCGCAAAGTTACTGAGCAATTTAGGTATGACACTATACGCCACAAGAGGAACAGCCGATTTTCTGAAAAAACACGGTATAGAAACCACCACACTTTTCTGGCCTCTGGAAGAAAAGAGTCCAAACGTAGTTTCTCATATCGAAGATGGTAAAATAGACTTGGTTATTAACATACCGAAAAATACACAAGAGGAAGAACTTACTAACGACTACATAATAAGGAGGAAAGCGGTTGATTTTGGGGTCAGCCTTATAACGAACATACAATTAGCCAATCGCTTTGCAGAAACTCTGGCCAATAAAAATTTGGAAAGTCTGGAAATAAAAAGCTGGGATGAATACTAA
- a CDS encoding radical SAM protein, with protein sequence MKVLLIQPPYTILKTESRFCQPPLGLAYLASVLDKEHDVLILDCIAEGFNNISVQNKDFKRYGLSEDKIKRRIQKINPDVVGVSNLFTAQAEEAHRICKIAKEVNSSIVTIMGGAHPSAMPELTLRDSDVDFIVIGEGENTLKNLLETFGKNNTVNEISGLAYRKDGRVIINKKNEFIDNLDTLPFPIWKKFPLKKYFTINTPHGANVKRSPFLPVITSRGCPNHCTFCSIHNIWGRKFRKRSAENVLSELEYIVSEFGVKEILFEDDNLTLDKERAKAIFKGIIDRDFDFTWSTPNGLSLMTLDDELLELMKKSGCHSISLAIESGDNRVLKEIIKKPINLERVETVLKKAKQLGLEISVFFVVGMPGEKKEDLERTFRMARNLPVDHINFFFATPLPGTELFDICVKEHLIDESLDFRKFKSNLPVFSTKEINISELNSLVRRQKIIFHTKRALMHPIEYSGKITKRLIERVMYI encoded by the coding sequence ATGAAGGTATTACTGATACAACCTCCATATACTATCCTTAAAACAGAGTCAAGATTCTGCCAACCGCCTCTGGGACTTGCCTATTTAGCGTCTGTTTTAGATAAAGAGCATGATGTTTTAATACTGGACTGTATAGCGGAGGGTTTTAACAATATAAGCGTCCAGAACAAAGATTTTAAGAGGTACGGTCTTTCCGAAGATAAAATAAAAAGAAGGATTCAGAAAATAAATCCCGATGTTGTTGGTGTTTCAAACCTTTTTACGGCGCAGGCAGAGGAAGCGCATAGAATCTGCAAAATAGCTAAAGAGGTCAATTCTTCAATTGTTACAATAATGGGTGGGGCACATCCATCGGCCATGCCAGAGTTAACTCTCAGAGATTCTGATGTGGACTTTATTGTAATCGGCGAAGGAGAAAATACCTTAAAAAATCTTCTTGAGACATTTGGAAAGAACAATACTGTCAATGAAATTAGTGGGCTAGCCTATAGAAAGGATGGCAGAGTTATTATTAACAAGAAAAATGAATTTATAGACAATCTGGATACTTTACCCTTTCCAATATGGAAGAAGTTCCCGCTAAAAAAGTATTTCACTATAAATACTCCCCATGGGGCAAATGTGAAAAGATCACCCTTTCTCCCTGTTATTACCTCCAGAGGGTGTCCAAATCATTGCACTTTCTGTTCTATACATAATATATGGGGCAGAAAATTCAGAAAGAGAAGCGCGGAAAACGTCCTTTCTGAATTAGAGTATATAGTTTCCGAATTTGGTGTTAAGGAGATATTATTTGAAGACGATAACCTAACTCTGGATAAGGAAAGAGCTAAAGCAATTTTTAAAGGAATTATTGATAGGGATTTTGACTTTACTTGGTCTACGCCGAATGGCCTTTCACTCATGACATTAGATGATGAACTGCTGGAGTTGATGAAAAAAAGCGGGTGTCACAGCATAAGCCTTGCCATAGAATCAGGAGATAATAGGGTACTCAAGGAGATTATAAAAAAACCTATAAACCTCGAAAGGGTGGAGACTGTTTTAAAAAAGGCAAAACAGTTGGGTCTGGAAATCTCTGTATTTTTTGTAGTTGGTATGCCAGGCGAAAAAAAAGAAGATCTTGAGAGGACATTCAGGATGGCAAGGAACCTGCCTGTGGACCATATAAACTTCTTCTTTGCCACCCCGCTTCCCGGAACTGAGTTGTTTGACATATGTGTAAAGGAGCACCTGATTGATGAATCATTAGATTTCAGAAAATTTAAGTCTAATCTTCCTGTGTTTTCGACAAAAGAAATCAATATCTCGGAATTGAACTCTCTCGTGAGAAGGCAGAAGATCATCTTTCATACAAAAAGGGCACTGATGCATCCTATTGAATATTCTGGGAAGATAACCAAAAGGCTAATTGAACGGGTCATGTATATTTGA
- the carA gene encoding glutamine-hydrolyzing carbamoyl-phosphate synthase small subunit translates to MSVSKLILEDGSVYYGYPFGHQKSVAGEVVFNTGMVGYPESLTDPSYKGQILVFTYPLIGNYGMPDFSRRDGILNFYESDNAKVQGLIVSEYSLNNDHRSAEQSLDDWLKSQEIPGIYGVDTRSLTKKLRDRGAMLGKIIYMDNDPGFYNPNKENLAVFVSIKDPVFYEAGRKKRIALLDCGCKNGIIRSLLNRGVSILRVPWDYDVSNEKFDGLLVSNGPGDPEMYKQTIYNVRKIIERNLPILGICLGNQILALAAGADTYKLKFGHRSQNQPCLEVGSKHCYTTSQNHGYAVSAESLQQGWVPWYSNLNDGTNEGIRHIAKPFYGVQFHPEASPGPTDTSFIFDQFIGILDG, encoded by the coding sequence ATGTCTGTAAGCAAACTCATACTTGAGGACGGTTCGGTTTATTATGGATACCCTTTTGGGCATCAAAAGTCAGTTGCCGGCGAGGTAGTTTTTAATACAGGGATGGTCGGATACCCTGAATCTCTGACCGACCCTTCCTACAAAGGACAGATACTGGTGTTCACCTATCCTTTGATAGGAAATTATGGGATGCCAGATTTCAGCAGACGAGATGGGATATTGAACTTCTATGAATCTGATAACGCTAAGGTACAGGGGCTAATTGTTTCTGAATACTCACTGAATAATGACCACCGGAGCGCAGAGCAAAGTCTGGATGACTGGCTTAAAAGCCAGGAGATTCCGGGTATATATGGGGTTGACACAAGATCTCTGACAAAAAAATTGAGAGACAGGGGGGCTATGCTTGGCAAAATCATTTACATGGATAACGACCCCGGTTTTTATAATCCTAACAAGGAAAACCTCGCTGTCTTTGTTAGTATTAAAGATCCAGTATTTTATGAGGCAGGGCGTAAAAAGAGGATCGCTCTTTTAGATTGCGGATGCAAGAATGGTATTATTCGTTCTCTTCTCAACAGAGGGGTTTCTATTCTGCGTGTGCCATGGGATTATGATGTGTCCAATGAAAAATTCGATGGGCTTTTGGTTTCTAATGGGCCTGGTGATCCGGAGATGTACAAACAAACTATTTACAATGTCAGAAAAATAATAGAACGTAATTTGCCCATCCTTGGTATTTGTCTTGGAAATCAAATTTTAGCTCTTGCCGCAGGAGCTGATACTTACAAACTAAAATTTGGTCATCGAAGCCAAAATCAGCCCTGCCTTGAGGTTGGCAGTAAACATTGCTACACTACGTCGCAAAACCATGGTTATGCCGTTAGTGCTGAGTCACTTCAACAAGGATGGGTTCCATGGTACTCTAATTTGAATGACGGGACTAATGAAGGTATCCGACATATAGCCAAGCCCTTTTATGGTGTACAGTTCCATCCAGAGGCATCTCCAGGACCAACGGATACCTCTTTTATTTTTGACCAGTTCATAGGAATACTTGATGGATAG
- a CDS encoding polysaccharide deacetylase family protein: MTLTKLKISYRLKLLIRDLITYLLLPISSLKIENSIPILVYHSVDDIPPHEDLQRLNTPPSLFEQHIKYLVNAGYRVISLNNLGDYLKKDKQNCSKMVVLTFDDGYKNWHHNAYPILQKYGYPATIFIICECLDSNEPFGWIKNGTQYGSPLSIPEIKEILKDNFTVGSHSLSHPDLTKLAYDDCIREIGESKKRLEEQFGKSVDYFAYPFGARVHITEDIKKHVRNAGYKGAVSNIMGINKNDADFYSLKRIRIDWHDNISRFRLKLIGAYNWLDRFR; this comes from the coding sequence ATGACACTTACTAAACTTAAAATATCTTACCGCCTGAAACTTCTAATCAGAGATCTTATTACATATTTACTATTACCAATTTCATCTTTAAAAATTGAAAACTCAATACCTATTTTAGTCTATCATTCTGTCGATGATATACCCCCGCATGAAGACTTACAACGACTCAATACTCCTCCGAGTCTATTTGAACAACATATTAAATACCTGGTCAATGCTGGATATCGAGTAATCTCATTGAATAATCTGGGGGATTATCTCAAGAAAGACAAACAAAATTGCTCCAAAATGGTTGTTTTAACCTTCGATGATGGGTACAAAAATTGGCATCATAATGCTTATCCCATTTTGCAGAAATACGGATACCCTGCAACGATATTTATTATCTGCGAATGTCTGGACAGTAATGAACCTTTCGGTTGGATTAAAAATGGTACTCAATATGGTTCTCCCCTCTCAATTCCAGAAATCAAGGAAATACTAAAAGACAACTTTACAGTGGGATCCCATTCTCTGTCTCATCCTGATCTGACCAAGCTTGCTTATGACGACTGTATCAGGGAGATTGGCGAGTCAAAAAAAAGGCTGGAAGAACAGTTTGGGAAGTCAGTAGATTATTTTGCTTACCCTTTTGGAGCACGGGTTCATATCACTGAAGATATAAAAAAACATGTTAGAAATGCCGGTTATAAAGGTGCGGTTTCAAATATCATGGGCATTAATAAAAATGATGCCGATTTCTATAGTCTGAAGAGGATAAGAATAGACTGGCATGATAATATTTCAAGATTCAGATTGAAGTTAATCGGAGCTTATAACTGGTTGGACAGGTTTCGATGA
- a CDS encoding methyltransferase domain-containing protein yields the protein MDSMQKGKVRDYFNYVSDDYLQVYTEVLPSDSIQAYIFQERKEYILNLLGKNGGRVLDVGCGPAIFINELLERGCQVWEVDISHKMIEHAKKILGKNESTAKVEFLVGDTEHLSFPNNFFDCVLCVGVLEYIDNEKKSLEEISRVLKPGGELILTVPNITSPFNKLDRLLMKLFRICFHIYRYLSISLGREVYLPEKKLSLRTDITNRLYSSRLLDRTLAKEGLKVVDKKYHIYRFAFLNPLIPSFGIWLSKKGDIFEKLHLDQMGVNCIIKAIKKHDTY from the coding sequence ATGGACAGCATGCAAAAAGGCAAAGTCAGAGACTATTTTAATTATGTTTCAGATGACTATCTTCAAGTTTATACTGAGGTTTTGCCCTCAGATTCGATACAGGCATATATCTTTCAAGAGAGGAAAGAATATATCTTAAATCTCTTGGGGAAGAACGGAGGTCGTGTTCTTGATGTGGGATGTGGCCCTGCGATCTTTATTAATGAACTTCTGGAAAGAGGCTGTCAGGTATGGGAAGTGGACATCTCCCATAAAATGATTGAACATGCAAAAAAAATACTAGGGAAAAATGAATCGACAGCGAAAGTTGAATTTTTGGTGGGAGATACCGAGCATCTAAGCTTCCCCAATAATTTTTTTGATTGCGTTCTTTGTGTAGGGGTACTTGAATATATAGATAATGAAAAAAAGTCCCTTGAAGAAATCTCGCGGGTTTTAAAGCCTGGTGGAGAGCTAATCCTGACTGTACCTAATATAACAAGTCCTTTTAATAAACTCGATAGATTGTTGATGAAACTTTTCAGAATATGTTTCCATATTTATCGCTACTTGTCCATATCTTTAGGCAGAGAGGTTTATTTGCCGGAGAAAAAGTTGTCTTTAAGAACAGATATTACAAACAGATTGTATTCATCTCGTTTGCTCGACCGAACACTGGCAAAAGAGGGGTTGAAAGTAGTTGATAAAAAATACCATATTTATCGATTTGCCTTCTTAAATCCACTGATCCCAAGTTTTGGTATATGGTTAAGCAAAAAAGGGGATATCTTTGAAAAATTACATCTTGACCAGATGGGTGTGAACTGCATTATCAAAGCAATAAAGAAACATGACACTTACTAA
- a CDS encoding flippase, with product MNKNITYRITKNFSSLIAAQVVYKLIMLIMMIWIARFLGAQGFGQISYGLSFVWVFIFLSDFGFSELFIRDVVSKKNLFEKYINNIVTLKIFVSLVFYSIIILLGWRFSFGIEKFWIISILGLSVILDSFVYFFRSLFRVKETMGYEAILMVIEGVLKIGMVFLAIKSKFDLHGAILIAIALLIVSIVNFLINFVIFIFNYKKSSFTFSSDLWRYLLANSFPFALGYILALINFRVDVIMLSVMEGDVAAGWYNADYKLLEQFFIIPITLSYVFLPVFSKLSKSYDNLQKIFKRAVTTLFIFGFGGVGLCYLFGDKAIELIYGREFENAKNYFFILSLVLPIFFIKPIIEKFLYGLEKQLIVCGLYLAGVICNIILNLIMIPQLGINGASIATVISEILTTGLLFYFGRTLISSVQKKKVIEHKIPVMSDLI from the coding sequence ATGAATAAAAATATAACATACAGAATTACCAAGAACTTTTCGAGCCTCATTGCCGCACAGGTTGTCTACAAACTCATTATGTTAATTATGATGATATGGATAGCACGGTTTTTAGGCGCACAGGGTTTTGGGCAAATTTCCTATGGACTATCTTTTGTGTGGGTGTTTATATTTCTCTCTGATTTTGGTTTTTCAGAACTTTTTATAAGGGATGTAGTCTCAAAAAAGAATCTCTTTGAAAAATATATCAACAATATTGTTACACTTAAAATTTTTGTAAGCCTGGTATTCTATTCAATAATTATTTTGTTGGGCTGGAGATTTTCTTTTGGCATTGAAAAATTCTGGATCATTTCAATCCTTGGGTTGTCTGTAATTCTTGATTCATTTGTGTATTTCTTCCGGTCTCTATTCCGGGTTAAAGAAACTATGGGATATGAAGCAATCTTAATGGTTATAGAGGGTGTGCTAAAGATAGGTATGGTATTTTTAGCCATTAAATCAAAATTTGATCTTCATGGTGCGATTCTGATAGCAATTGCCCTGCTTATAGTAAGTATTGTGAACTTCCTTATAAATTTTGTAATTTTCATTTTTAATTATAAAAAATCTTCTTTTACTTTTTCCTCAGATTTATGGCGTTATCTCCTGGCGAACAGCTTTCCTTTTGCCCTCGGTTATATATTAGCACTAATCAACTTTAGAGTAGATGTTATAATGCTATCTGTGATGGAAGGAGATGTAGCAGCAGGATGGTATAATGCTGACTATAAACTGTTAGAGCAATTTTTCATTATACCAATAACGTTATCCTATGTGTTCCTGCCAGTCTTCTCAAAATTATCTAAATCATATGATAATTTACAGAAGATTTTTAAGCGAGCTGTAACCACTTTATTCATATTTGGGTTTGGCGGCGTGGGTTTATGTTATCTATTCGGAGACAAAGCAATCGAACTAATATATGGAAGAGAATTTGAAAATGCCAAGAACTATTTTTTTATCCTTTCCCTGGTTTTGCCAATTTTTTTTATTAAACCTATAATAGAAAAATTCTTATATGGATTGGAGAAACAGTTAATAGTATGCGGGCTATATTTAGCTGGAGTTATATGTAATATTATCCTGAATTTAATTATGATTCCACAATTAGGTATAAACGGGGCATCTATTGCAACTGTTATTAGCGAAATTTTGACAACAGGGTTACTATTTTATTTCGGCAGGACTTTAATATCATCGGTTCAAAAGAAAAAGGTAATTGAGCATAAAATACCGGTTATGTCAGATCTTATTTGA
- a CDS encoding class I SAM-dependent methyltransferase, whose product MNRLKELERRLEKARDIDDIAEFTRTKKLHTELSQFDKYRIKLMRRVFNKSLSGIVLDTGCSIGEMVKYYERRSSKSICCDMDLFLIRGTRYVNKNLPKSSFICADIRNLPFQNAYFDTIIALEIIEHLPKCDHERVINEILRVAKPDAVIYISTPNRFSLSGVEGKLIKIFVRDYKWSAWDSSHKYIYSSREFIRFTASKNLHIKNIYGFYFLPGSTLVRLPAILQRILGTFSFFISRSFGCFFPLKYLGFSTILELKNSN is encoded by the coding sequence ATGAATCGTTTAAAAGAATTGGAAAGGAGATTAGAAAAAGCAAGGGATATTGATGACATTGCAGAATTTACCCGAACAAAGAAACTCCATACGGAATTAAGTCAATTTGACAAATATAGAATAAAACTAATGCGCAGGGTTTTTAATAAATCCCTGAGTGGGATTGTCTTAGATACAGGCTGCAGTATTGGTGAGATGGTGAAATATTATGAAAGGCGTTCATCAAAGAGTATATGTTGTGACATGGATTTATTCTTAATAAGAGGCACAAGATATGTAAACAAAAATCTACCAAAATCAAGTTTTATATGTGCTGATATTAGAAACCTGCCTTTCCAGAATGCCTATTTTGATACTATTATTGCTCTAGAAATCATAGAACATCTTCCAAAATGTGATCATGAAAGAGTTATCAATGAGATTTTAAGAGTTGCAAAGCCTGATGCTGTTATCTACATTTCTACACCAAATCGATTTTCTCTGTCAGGAGTTGAGGGAAAGCTAATAAAAATTTTTGTAAGGGACTACAAATGGAGTGCATGGGATTCTAGTCATAAATATATATATTCGTCTCGGGAATTTATTCGTTTTACTGCTTCTAAAAATCTTCACATAAAGAATATTTACGGATTTTATTTCTTGCCAGGAAGTACCTTAGTAAGATTGCCTGCGATACTTCAGAGAATTTTGGGTACCTTTTCGTTTTTTATCTCACGGTCATTTGGTTGTTTCTTTCCACTGAAATACCTGGGCTTTTCAACTATCCTTGAGTTGAAAAATAGTAATTGA